In Rubrivirga marina, the following are encoded in one genomic region:
- a CDS encoding LytR/AlgR family response regulator transcription factor — MTLRALVADDEPLARETVRLLLDGVDDVDLTWEAADGRQAVDAIRGFRPDLVFLDVQMPHLDGFGVVEAVGPEAMPATVFVTAFDDHALRAFDAAAVDYLVKPYDDARFARALDRARSLCGRPDLAASLRGLLDERDRPEPADRLLVRSGTRLVVVQTAAVDWAEAAGDYVALHVGPQTHLLRETLSGLEERLDGRHFVRIHRSAIVQVDRVRDVKLTAAGDAKVRLRDGTEVRASRRYWKDLEARLGGAV; from the coding sequence ATGACGCTCCGCGCCCTCGTTGCCGACGACGAGCCGCTGGCTCGCGAGACGGTCCGCCTGCTCCTCGACGGCGTCGACGACGTCGACCTCACGTGGGAGGCCGCCGACGGGCGCCAGGCCGTCGACGCGATCCGCGGGTTCCGACCGGACCTCGTGTTCCTCGACGTCCAGATGCCGCACCTCGACGGGTTCGGCGTGGTCGAGGCCGTCGGCCCCGAGGCCATGCCGGCGACCGTGTTCGTCACGGCCTTCGACGACCACGCGCTCCGGGCCTTCGACGCGGCGGCCGTCGACTACCTCGTCAAGCCGTACGACGACGCCCGGTTCGCCCGCGCCCTCGACCGCGCCCGCTCGCTCTGCGGGCGACCGGACCTCGCCGCCTCCCTCCGCGGCCTCCTCGACGAGCGGGACCGCCCCGAGCCCGCCGACCGCCTCCTCGTCCGCTCCGGCACGCGCCTCGTCGTCGTCCAGACGGCGGCCGTCGACTGGGCCGAGGCCGCGGGCGACTACGTCGCGCTACACGTCGGCCCGCAGACACACCTCCTCCGCGAGACGCTCTCCGGCTTGGAAGAGCGCCTCGACGGACGCCACTTCGTCCGGATCCACCGCTCGGCGATCGTCCAGGTCGACCGGGTCCGGGACGTAAAGCTGACGGCGGCCGGCGACGCGAAGGTGAGGCTGCGCGACGGGACGGAAGTCCGGGCGAGCCGTCGCTACTGGAAGGATCTGGAAGCCCGCCTCGGCGGCGCGGTCTGA
- the idi gene encoding isopentenyl-diphosphate Delta-isomerase produces MSEILPRERVVLVDPSDREVGTAEKLAVHRDGRLHRAVSVFLFDDRGRWLLQRRADGKYHSPRLWSNTACTHPRPGEAPLSAASRRLDEEMGVRCLLQPAFARVYRAELVGPERLVEHEFDHVFVGRFDGEPVPAAAEVSGWDWAEADVLRADVEARPDRYTPWFRLFQDEVERAARGFGAA; encoded by the coding sequence ATGAGCGAGATCCTGCCCCGCGAGCGCGTCGTCCTCGTCGACCCGTCCGACCGAGAGGTCGGGACGGCGGAGAAGCTGGCGGTCCATCGGGACGGGCGGCTCCACCGGGCGGTCTCGGTGTTCCTGTTCGACGATCGGGGCCGGTGGCTCCTGCAGCGTCGGGCCGACGGGAAGTACCACTCGCCTCGCCTGTGGTCGAACACCGCGTGCACGCACCCGCGCCCCGGCGAGGCGCCCTTGAGCGCCGCCAGCCGCCGCCTCGACGAGGAGATGGGCGTCCGCTGCCTGCTCCAGCCGGCGTTCGCCCGGGTCTACCGCGCCGAACTCGTCGGGCCCGAGCGGCTCGTCGAGCACGAGTTCGACCACGTGTTCGTCGGGAGGTTCGACGGCGAGCCCGTCCCGGCCGCCGCTGAAGTCTCCGGCTGGGACTGGGCCGAGGCCGACGTCCTCCGCGCCGACGTCGAGGCACGCCCCGACCGCTACACGCCGTGGTTCCGGCTGTTCCAGGACGAGGTCGAGCGGGCCGCGCGCGGGTTCGGGGCGGCGTAA
- the dacB gene encoding D-alanyl-D-alanine carboxypeptidase/D-alanyl-D-alanine endopeptidase, with protein sequence MPRARALAASLLLAVVAVLWLATPSRADVDGVEAETLAAIDEILADPDLPTAFWGLVVRDARDGRVVLSRNADKNFLPASNLKLFTTAVALDRLGPTFRYTTRLYHFGEIRPDGTLTGDLVIRGSGDPTFGSEGQGDPLEDWAEALAEAGVRRVEGRLIGDDDVFEDARYGEGWDVTHIATESYAPASGGLVWGDNLVNVRIAGTSPGQRPSFESDPPGFATVTGDVVTRSGGGRLDVERTLGTDTFVLRGGVPSGYRGTLRVPVANPTLFAVHAFAQALGEAGIDVSRAERVDVDDTDRKPRYDGAEPLRAYVSPTLDAIVERTNRESDNLYAEQLFRTFGGGTTEGGADRVEAFIEAAGADAEGLYLADGSGLSRKDMVTPESLAALLRVMRTHPAGASFRSSLPEGGGAGSTLRNRLSGVPVRAKTGSLMAVRCLAGYVDGPGGTPYVFVLMTNNYTTSGGRIAQAQDAIVRALATGRRVPADEE encoded by the coding sequence ATGCCCCGCGCCCGCGCGCTCGCCGCCTCCCTCCTGCTCGCCGTCGTGGCCGTCCTCTGGCTGGCGACGCCATCCCGCGCCGACGTCGACGGCGTCGAGGCCGAGACCCTCGCCGCGATCGACGAGATCCTGGCCGACCCCGACCTCCCGACGGCCTTCTGGGGGCTCGTCGTCCGCGACGCGCGCGACGGCCGGGTGGTCCTCAGCCGGAACGCTGACAAGAACTTTCTCCCGGCCTCGAACCTCAAGCTGTTCACGACGGCCGTCGCGCTCGACCGGCTCGGCCCGACGTTCCGCTACACGACGCGGCTCTACCACTTCGGCGAGATCCGCCCCGACGGGACGCTCACGGGCGACCTCGTCATCCGCGGCTCCGGCGACCCGACGTTCGGGAGCGAGGGGCAGGGCGACCCGCTGGAGGACTGGGCCGAGGCGCTCGCCGAGGCGGGCGTGCGCCGGGTCGAGGGCCGCCTCATCGGCGACGACGACGTGTTCGAGGACGCGCGCTACGGCGAGGGCTGGGACGTGACCCACATCGCGACGGAGAGCTACGCGCCCGCGTCCGGCGGGCTCGTCTGGGGCGACAACCTCGTCAACGTCCGGATCGCCGGGACGTCGCCGGGCCAGCGGCCGAGCTTCGAGTCCGACCCGCCGGGCTTCGCGACGGTCACGGGCGACGTCGTGACGCGCTCGGGCGGCGGCCGGCTCGACGTCGAGCGGACGCTCGGGACCGACACGTTCGTCCTCCGCGGCGGCGTGCCGAGCGGCTACCGCGGGACGCTCCGCGTGCCCGTCGCCAACCCGACGCTCTTCGCGGTCCACGCCTTCGCGCAGGCGCTGGGAGAGGCCGGCATCGACGTGTCCCGCGCCGAGCGCGTCGACGTCGACGACACCGACCGGAAGCCGCGCTACGACGGCGCCGAGCCGCTCCGCGCCTACGTCTCGCCCACGCTCGACGCCATCGTGGAGCGGACGAACCGGGAGAGCGACAACCTCTACGCCGAGCAGCTCTTCCGGACGTTCGGCGGCGGCACGACCGAGGGCGGAGCCGACCGGGTCGAGGCCTTCATCGAGGCGGCCGGGGCCGACGCCGAGGGGCTCTACCTCGCCGACGGCTCGGGCCTCTCCCGCAAGGACATGGTCACGCCGGAGTCGCTCGCCGCGCTCCTCCGCGTCATGCGGACCCACCCGGCCGGCGCGTCCTTCCGGAGCTCGCTCCCCGAGGGCGGCGGCGCGGGCTCGACGCTGCGCAACCGGCTGAGCGGCGTGCCCGTCCGCGCGAAGACCGGGTCGCTGATGGCCGTCCGCTGCCTCGCCGGCTACGTCGACGGACCGGGCGGGACGCCCTACGTGTTCGTGCTCATGACCAACAACTACACGACGAGCGGGGGGCGGATCGCGCAGGCCCAGGACGCCATCGTCCGCGCCCTCGCCACCGGCCGCCGCGTCCCGGCCGACGAGGAGTAG
- the dapA gene encoding 4-hydroxy-tetrahydrodipicolinate synthase translates to MGPDRQPLFRGTAPALVTPFTPGGDALDESALRALIDFQIEGSPLGGEAFDGVEALVVLGTTGENPTVADDERRRLVDLALEHTAGRVPVIVGTGTNSTAHSVEYSRQAAEAGADGLLVVGPYYNKPTREGVLGHVAAIADATDCPIVLYNVPGRTGSNLTAETTLRIAETVPSVVGVKEASGNLNQIADLIAGVPDGVAVYSGDDDLSFPTVCLGGDGLVSVIANTAPGPVAEMIRRALEDDVAGARRLHYALLDAMRASFFESNPAPVKAVLAAQGRCEPALRLPLAPLTAGARERVLAAYADLVEAGTPHTA, encoded by the coding sequence ATGGGTCCCGACCGCCAGCCGCTCTTCCGGGGGACCGCCCCCGCCCTCGTCACGCCGTTCACCCCCGGCGGCGACGCGCTCGACGAGTCCGCCCTCCGCGCCCTTATCGACTTCCAGATCGAGGGGAGTCCCCTCGGCGGTGAGGCCTTCGACGGCGTCGAGGCCCTCGTGGTGCTCGGCACGACCGGCGAGAACCCGACCGTCGCCGACGACGAGCGGCGCCGGCTCGTGGACCTCGCCCTGGAGCACACGGCCGGGCGCGTCCCGGTCATCGTCGGGACCGGGACCAACTCGACGGCCCACTCGGTCGAGTACTCCCGCCAGGCCGCCGAGGCCGGCGCGGACGGGCTCCTCGTCGTCGGGCCGTACTACAACAAGCCGACGCGGGAGGGCGTGCTCGGCCACGTCGCGGCCATCGCCGACGCGACCGACTGCCCCATCGTCCTCTACAACGTGCCGGGGCGGACGGGCTCGAACCTCACGGCCGAGACGACGCTCCGCATCGCCGAGACCGTTCCGTCGGTCGTCGGCGTGAAGGAAGCGAGCGGTAACCTTAACCAGATCGCCGACCTCATCGCGGGCGTGCCCGACGGCGTCGCGGTCTACTCCGGCGACGACGACCTCTCGTTTCCGACGGTGTGCTTGGGGGGCGACGGGCTCGTGTCGGTCATCGCCAACACGGCGCCGGGGCCGGTCGCGGAGATGATCCGACGGGCCCTCGAGGACGACGTGGCCGGCGCGCGCCGGCTCCACTACGCGCTCCTCGACGCGATGCGGGCGAGCTTTTTCGAGTCGAACCCCGCGCCGGTCAAGGCCGTCCTCGCCGCGCAGGGCCGGTGCGAGCCGGCCCTCCGCCTCCCACTCGCGCCGCTCACCGCCGGGGCCCGCGAGCGCGTCCTCGCCGCCTACGCCGATCTTGTCGAGGCCGGCACCCCCCACACCGCCTGA
- the mreD gene encoding rod shape-determining protein MreD — MPYVLRQVALGLVVVLVQWLLSNLRLWDVWPDVVLLYVAYVALRRGRVAGAVTGFGAGLAMDFLVTPDVMGLNTVLKTLMGFVIGLFQSEQGDNLRLSPAQAFLGALVVAVVHNGLMTIVLALDVGTRTPFLVFGLWLGGALYTAVVALAGSLFRVRG, encoded by the coding sequence ATGCCGTACGTCCTCCGCCAGGTCGCCCTGGGCCTGGTCGTGGTCCTCGTTCAATGGCTCCTGAGCAACCTCCGGCTCTGGGACGTCTGGCCCGACGTGGTTCTCCTCTACGTGGCCTACGTCGCCCTCCGCCGCGGGCGTGTGGCGGGCGCGGTGACCGGGTTCGGCGCCGGGCTGGCGATGGACTTCCTCGTGACGCCGGACGTGATGGGCCTCAACACGGTCCTCAAGACGCTGATGGGCTTCGTCATCGGCCTCTTCCAGTCGGAGCAGGGCGACAACCTCCGGCTCTCGCCGGCCCAGGCGTTTCTCGGCGCCCTCGTCGTGGCCGTGGTCCACAACGGGCTGATGACGATCGTCCTCGCGCTCGACGTCGGCACGCGGACGCCGTTCCTGGTCTTCGGGCTGTGGCTCGGCGGCGCGCTCTACACGGCCGTCGTGGCGCTGGCGGGCTCGCTCTTCCGCGTCCGCGGCTAG
- the dapB gene encoding 4-hydroxy-tetrahydrodipicolinate reductase, translated as MRIALAGTGRMGQAVEAVAAERGHDVVARFDSETPLLDARDDAALHGAEVVVDFSVPDVALDQIHRYCFWGVDAVIGTTGWTDEIDTVRGWVEEGQNGVLWAPNFSLGLALVSRALAGLLPLLDRLDEYDAAVHEVHHTGKLDSPSGTALRLAGELRDGLGRKSRIETETQHGAIDADALHVTSQRLGRVLGEHTVALDSDIDQIRIVHTAKSRRAFALGAVRAAEWVTGRQGLFTLDDMIEDSEG; from the coding sequence ATGCGCATCGCCCTCGCCGGCACCGGGCGGATGGGCCAGGCCGTCGAGGCCGTCGCCGCTGAGCGCGGCCACGACGTCGTCGCCCGGTTCGACTCCGAGACCCCGCTCCTCGACGCCCGCGACGACGCGGCCCTCCACGGCGCCGAGGTCGTCGTCGACTTTTCCGTCCCGGACGTCGCGCTCGACCAGATCCACCGCTACTGCTTCTGGGGCGTCGACGCCGTGATCGGGACGACCGGCTGGACGGACGAGATCGACACCGTGCGCGGCTGGGTGGAGGAGGGGCAGAACGGGGTCCTCTGGGCGCCGAACTTCTCGCTCGGACTGGCGCTCGTCTCGCGCGCTCTCGCCGGGCTCCTCCCGCTCCTCGACCGGCTCGACGAGTACGACGCAGCGGTCCACGAAGTCCACCACACGGGCAAGCTCGACAGCCCGAGCGGCACGGCCCTCCGGCTAGCGGGGGAGCTGCGCGACGGGCTCGGGCGGAAATCACGAATCGAGACCGAGACCCAGCACGGCGCCATCGACGCCGACGCGCTCCACGTGACGAGCCAGCGCCTCGGGCGCGTCCTCGGCGAGCACACGGTCGCGCTCGACAGCGACATCGACCAGATCCGGATCGTCCACACGGCTAAGAGCCGGCGGGCCTTCGCCCTCGGCGCCGTCCGCGCCGCCGAGTGGGTCACGGGCCGCCAGGGGCTGTTCACGCTCGACGACATGATCGAGGATTCAGAGGGATAG
- a CDS encoding 2,3,4,5-tetrahydropyridine-2,6-dicarboxylate N-succinyltransferase, protein MPDLDALRSDIDRHAESPGPAARDAFERLLDALEAGEVRAAEKGDDGTWTANAWVKRGILLGFRLGEIVDQSVPGFAFFDKDTYPTQPVGLDGGVRIVPGGSTVRRGSYLAPGVVCMPPMYVNVGAYVGSGTMVDSHALVGSCGQIGERVHLSAAAQVGGVLEPIGAAPVVIEDDVFVGGGCGIYEGTVVREGAVLAAGVILTRSTRVYDLANETVLRATEAGPLEIPEGAVVVPGSRAVDSDFGRAHGLSLSAPCIVKYRDASTDASTTLEDALR, encoded by the coding sequence ATGCCTGACCTCGACGCCCTCCGCTCCGACATCGACCGCCACGCCGAGTCGCCCGGCCCCGCCGCGCGCGACGCCTTCGAGCGGCTGCTCGACGCGCTCGAAGCGGGCGAGGTCCGCGCCGCCGAGAAGGGCGACGACGGGACGTGGACGGCCAACGCGTGGGTCAAGCGCGGCATCCTGCTCGGCTTCCGCCTCGGCGAGATCGTCGATCAGTCCGTCCCGGGCTTCGCGTTCTTCGACAAGGACACGTACCCGACGCAGCCGGTCGGGCTCGACGGCGGCGTGCGGATCGTGCCGGGCGGGTCGACGGTCCGCCGCGGGTCGTACCTCGCGCCGGGCGTCGTGTGCATGCCGCCGATGTACGTCAACGTGGGCGCCTACGTTGGGAGCGGGACGATGGTGGACAGCCACGCGCTCGTGGGGAGCTGCGGTCAGATCGGCGAGCGGGTCCACCTCAGCGCCGCGGCCCAGGTCGGCGGCGTGCTCGAGCCCATTGGGGCCGCGCCGGTCGTGATCGAAGACGACGTGTTCGTCGGCGGCGGGTGCGGGATCTACGAGGGGACGGTCGTCCGGGAGGGCGCGGTCCTGGCGGCCGGGGTCATCCTCACGCGCTCGACGCGGGTCTACGACCTCGCCAACGAGACGGTCCTGCGGGCCACCGAGGCGGGGCCGCTGGAGATCCCCGAGGGCGCCGTCGTCGTGCCCGGCAGTCGCGCCGTCGACTCCGACTTCGGGCGGGCGCACGGGTTGAGTCTCTCGGCCCCGTGCATCGTCAAGTACCGCGACGCCTCGACCGACGCCTCGACGACGCTGGAGGACGCGCTCCGCTAG
- a CDS encoding sensor histidine kinase, which produces MQPAPWPLARAALAVAALWAVPAVIALGQISIEQTLAGEPIAWHAALWTTLPNWVLWALLTPPVVWLAARVEPGTAPVWQVVGAHIVGAAAALAVHALGNVAAFRLAGLPSDWTWGTFETHYALRFPVNVVAYGLVVAATWALLAAGRARERERREAALEADLALAELRALRMQVRPHFLFNALHAVGATVRMGEPDRAVTMLGQLGDLLRSSFEADGATEVPLARELDVLERYLALEAVRVGDRLAVTWDVEAEARAALVPAWVLQPLVENAVKYGVASHSDPATLTVRAHVEADRVRLGVEDDGPGPSGGTHGTGVGLSNTRARLEALYGDDATLTFRPRAGGGAVAEVTLPHRTP; this is translated from the coding sequence GTGCAGCCGGCGCCCTGGCCCCTCGCCCGCGCGGCGCTCGCCGTCGCGGCGCTGTGGGCCGTCCCGGCCGTCATCGCGCTCGGCCAGATCTCGATCGAGCAGACGCTCGCTGGCGAGCCCATCGCCTGGCACGCCGCGCTCTGGACGACGCTCCCCAACTGGGTCCTCTGGGCGCTCCTGACGCCGCCCGTCGTCTGGCTCGCGGCGCGCGTCGAGCCGGGGACCGCGCCCGTCTGGCAGGTCGTCGGCGCACACATCGTCGGGGCGGCCGCCGCGCTGGCCGTCCACGCGCTCGGGAACGTCGCGGCGTTCCGGCTGGCGGGCCTCCCGAGCGACTGGACGTGGGGGACGTTCGAGACGCACTACGCCCTCCGCTTCCCCGTCAACGTGGTGGCCTACGGCCTGGTCGTGGCCGCGACGTGGGCGCTCCTGGCCGCCGGCCGCGCCCGCGAGCGCGAGCGCCGCGAGGCCGCCCTCGAAGCCGACCTCGCCCTCGCCGAGCTCCGCGCGCTCCGGATGCAGGTCCGCCCCCACTTCCTGTTCAACGCGCTCCACGCCGTCGGGGCGACCGTGCGGATGGGCGAGCCCGACCGGGCCGTGACGATGCTCGGCCAGCTCGGCGACCTCCTCCGGTCGAGCTTCGAGGCCGACGGGGCGACGGAGGTCCCCCTGGCCCGCGAGCTCGACGTCCTGGAGCGGTACCTCGCGCTCGAAGCGGTCCGCGTGGGCGACCGGCTGGCCGTGACGTGGGACGTGGAGGCGGAGGCCCGCGCCGCGCTCGTGCCGGCGTGGGTGCTCCAGCCGCTCGTCGAGAACGCCGTCAAGTACGGGGTCGCCTCGCACTCTGACCCCGCGACGCTCACCGTCCGCGCCCACGTCGAGGCCGACCGGGTCCGCCTCGGCGTCGAGGACGACGGGCCCGGCCCGAGCGGGGGAACGCACGGGACCGGCGTCGGCCTGTCGAACACGCGGGCGCGACTGGAGGCACTCTACGGCGACGACGCGACGCTCACGTTCCGACCGCGGGCCGGCGGCGGGGCCGTCGCCGAGGTCACCCTCCCCCACCGGACGCCATGA